GTGAAAGCCTTGGGAGAATACAACTATCCATATGAAAATTATGTTACTATAAAAGCAGAGTGCATAGAACGGCCCACATCGTATTTGTAGGAGGTATTTTTTTGAGTGAGGTTAAAATTTTTGGTTTAGGTGGTCTGGGGGAAATTGGTAAAAATATGTATTGCGTAGAGTACGAGGATGAGATTATCATCATCGACTGTGGCGTAAAATTTCCTGAGACTGAAATGTTTGGGATAGATTTGGTGATACCAGATGTTTCTTACCTAATTGAAAACCAGCACAAGATCAAGGCTATGGTACTTACTCATGGACATGAAGATCATATTGGTGCTATTCCCTATGTGTTAAAACAAATCCAGGCAACGATCTATGGTGGACGCCTGACACTTGGATTAGTAAAGGCTAAGCTTGAAGAGCACCGTATGCAAAATGATGTAAAGATGGTACCTGTGTTTGAAGATACGATCTTACCATTTGAAAATCTCTCTGTTTCTTTCTTCCGTACTAATCATAGTATTCCTGATTCGTTTGGCGTTGCGATTGAAACTCCAGAAGGAACAGTAGTTCACACAGGGGATTTTAAATTTGACCTGACACCAGTAGGACGTCCTACTGAGTTTGGAAAAATTGCCCGCATCGGAAAAAATGGTGTACTAGCCTTGATGTCTGATAGCACCAACAGCGAACGCCCTGGTTTTACAATGTCAGAGCGTACGGTTGGCGATAGCATTATGGATGTTGTTAGCAAAGCACGAGGTCGTATTATCTTGGCTACCTTTGCTTCCAATGTCCATCGTTTGCAACAGGTTGTGGATGCCGCAGTGGCGGATGACCGGAAGATTGCTGTTATCGGTCGAAGCATGGAAAAAGCCTTCATGATTGGACAGGAACTAGGCTATATCCAGGTGCCCGAGGGATGTCAGATTGATATTAAAAACATTGATAATTACTCTGATAACAAGGTATTAATTATTTGTACGGGTAGTCAGGGAGAACCGATGGCGGCGTTAACGCGTATCGCGTCTGGTTCACACCGTTCTGTTCATATCTATCCAGACGATACAGTGATTATCTCTGCGTCGCCAATTCCGGGAAATACGGTCAATGTAAGCCGCATTATTGATAAGTTATATCGTGCTGGGGCTAATGTGGTACAAAACACTGCATTCGATATTCATGCTTCGGGTCATGGTAGTAGTGAAGAATTGCGTCTTATGCTGAGCTTTTTGTGTCCTACATACTTTATTCCAATCCATGGAGAGTATCGGATGCTCAAACAACACGCTAGATTAGCTGAACAGGTGGGCGTAGAGTCTAAGAACATCTTTATTATTGATAATGGGGATGTCGTTTCTTGCACCCGAGAATCAGGGCGTGTGACGAGCAAAGTGACAGCAGGTATCGTCCTTATTGATGGTAGCGGTATTGGAGATGTTGGTAATATCGTGTTACGCGATCGTAAGCATCTTGCAGAGGATGGTTTAATGGTTGTTGTGGTTAGTATCGATATGAAACAATTCAAGCTTTTAACTGGACCAGATATCGTAAGTCGTGGTTTTGTCTATGTTAGGGGTTCTGAATCTCTCATTCAGGAAGCTACTGGTTTAGTCAAACACAAGTTATTGGAAGCATTAGACCGCAAAGTGAGAGAGTGGTCTGAATTGAAATCCCAGATTAACCAGGTATTAAAGCCATTCATCTTTGAAAAAACCGGACGTAACCCGATGATTCTTACCATTGTAATGGAAGTGTAATAAATGCAGATCGGCTGTACTCGATTGATACGAGAACAGGTATAATAGAAGAAATGTATGTATGTAAAGGAGAGTTGAACGATTATGATGTCTTATGAAGCATATATGAGCCAAGTTATTCAACCAATGCGAGATGAGCTAACTAATGCTGGATTTGAAGAACTTCGCACAGCAGATGAAGTAGAAGCGACTTTCTCGGAATTAAAAGGAACTGCATTGGTAGTGGTTAACTCTGTATGCGGCTGTGCAGCAGGATTGGCTCGTCCCGC
This is a stretch of genomic DNA from Brevibacillus laterosporus DSM 25. It encodes these proteins:
- the rnjA gene encoding ribonuclease J1: MYCVEYEDEIIIIDCGVKFPETEMFGIDLVIPDVSYLIENQHKIKAMVLTHGHEDHIGAIPYVLKQIQATIYGGRLTLGLVKAKLEEHRMQNDVKMVPVFEDTILPFENLSVSFFRTNHSIPDSFGVAIETPEGTVVHTGDFKFDLTPVGRPTEFGKIARIGKNGVLALMSDSTNSERPGFTMSERTVGDSIMDVVSKARGRIILATFASNVHRLQQVVDAAVADDRKIAVIGRSMEKAFMIGQELGYIQVPEGCQIDIKNIDNYSDNKVLIICTGSQGEPMAALTRIASGSHRSVHIYPDDTVIISASPIPGNTVNVSRIIDKLYRAGANVVQNTAFDIHASGHGSSEELRLMLSFLCPTYFIPIHGEYRMLKQHARLAEQVGVESKNIFIIDNGDVVSCTRESGRVTSKVTAGIVLIDGSGIGDVGNIVLRDRKHLAEDGLMVVVVSIDMKQFKLLTGPDIVSRGFVYVRGSESLIQEATGLVKHKLLEALDRKVREWSELKSQINQVLKPFIFEKTGRNPMILTIVMEV